One window of Quercus robur chromosome 12, dhQueRobu3.1, whole genome shotgun sequence genomic DNA carries:
- the LOC126708825 gene encoding putative nucleobase-ascorbate transporter 10 isoform X1 — translation MAQCGGNNTGNSGGGNNADNTGNGGGGNNNNKKPEEVQPQPVKEQLPGIQYCINSPPPWPEAVVLGFQHYVLALGIIVLIPSIIVPQMGGKDAEKARVIQTLLFVSGLSTLLQSLFGTRLPSVVVGSYSYIIPTTSIVLARRYNAYTDPHERFMETMRGIQGALIITACFQTAMGFLGFWRNAVRFLSPLSVVPYVTLTGFGLYHLGFPMLAKCVEIGLPGLIVMVFISQASSQYLPQILIPKRPIWDRFAVLFSVSIVWIYAQLLTSSGVYNNRPAKTQISCRTDRAGLFTAAPWVYIPYPFQWGSPTFHAGEAFAMMAASFVSTFESTGTFFATARYGSATPVPPSVISRGVGWLGVGVLLNGMFGCVTGACASVENSGLLALTRVGSRRVIQISAGFMIFFSVFGKFGALFASIPLPIVAALYCVFFGYVSSAGLGFLQFCNLNSFRTKFILGFSFFMGISVPQYFREYYHIDFRSGHVHTSSGWFDDMVTVIFMSHTTVAALVALILDCSLSPETDATRKDTSLQWWERFSLYGSDLRNDEFYGLPCRLNNLFPTL, via the exons ATGGCACAATGTGGCGGCAACAATACTGGTAATAGTGGTGGTGGCAACAATGCTGACAATACTGGTAATGGAGGTGGtggcaacaacaacaacaaaaagccTGAGGAGGTTCAACCACAACCGGTGAAGGAGCAGCTACCTGGCATTCAGTATTGCATTAACAGTCCTCCTCCATGGC CTGAAGCTGTTGTGTTGGGATTCCAGCATTATGTACTGGCGCTTGGCATTATCGTCTTGATCCCAAGTATCATTGTTCCTCAAATGGGAGGCAAAGAT GCTGAGAAGGCTAGAGTGATACAGACCTTACTTTTTGTTTCAGGATTGAGCACACTATTGCAGTCTTTATTTGGGACCAGACTCCCCTCTGTGGTTGTGGGTTCATATTCATATATTATACCCACAACTTCAATTGTATTAGCCCGTAGATATAATGCATATACAGATCCTCATGAG AGGTTCATGGAGACTATGAGAGGGATACAAGGTGCATTAATTATCACTGCATGTTTCCAGACTGCGATGGGTTTCTTAGGCTTTTGGAGAAATGCTGTTAG GTTTCTGAGCCCCCTTTCTGTCGTTCCATATGTAACTTTGACGGGTTTTGGGCTTTATCatcttggtttccccatg CTGGCAAAATGTGTTGAAATTGGGCTTCCCGGGTTGATTGTAATGGTTTTCATCTCTCAGGCAAGTAGCCAG TATCTTCCTCAAATTTTGATACCAAAGAGGCCAATATGGGATCGATTTGCAGTGCTCTTCTCAGTTTCAATTGTATGGATATATGCACAACTTCTCACCTCAAGTGGTGTGTATAACAACAGACCTGCAAAAACTCAGATTAGTTGCCGCACAGATCGTGCTGGACTCTTTACTGCAGCTCCTTG GGTATATATTCCTTACCCGTTTCAATGGGGAAGCCCCACATTTCATGCCGGGGAAGCTTTTGCTATGAtggctgcttcttttgtttcaaCTTTTGAG TCTACTGGTACATTTTTTGCAACAGCTAGATATGGCAGTGCCACACCAGTGCCACCTTCTGTTATTAGCCGTGGAGTTGGCTGGCTG GGAGTAGGAGTTTTGCTCAATGGCATGTTTGGATGTGTAACTGGCGCTTGTGCTTCAGT GGAAAATTCTGGTCTATTGGCATTGACAAGAGTTGGAAGTCGAAGAGTCATCCAAATATCAGCAGGGTTTATGATTTTCTTCTCCGTGTTTG GAAAATTTGGAGCGCTTTTCGCTTCTATACCTCTACCAATCGTAGCAGCTTTGTACTGTGTGTTCTTTGGCTATGTTT CTTCTGCAGGTCTTGGCTTTCTCCAATTCTGTAACTTGAACAGTTTCAGAACAAAATTCATATTGGGCTTTTCTTTCTTCATGGGAATTTCAGTACCACAATACTTCAGAGAATATTATCATATAGATTTCCGCTCTGGTCATGTTCACACCAGCTCTGGATGG TTTGACGATATGGTGACTGTCATCTTCATGTCCCACACAACGGTGGCTGCACTGGTTGCTTTGATTTTGGATTGCTCACTCTCTCCTGAAACTGATGCCACAAGAAAGGACACCAGCTTGCAATGGTGGGAGAGGTTCAGCTTATATGGTTCAGATCTTAGAAATGATGAATTCTATGGATTACCATGCAGACTTAATAATCTTTTCCCAACCCTTTAG
- the LOC126708825 gene encoding putative nucleobase-ascorbate transporter 10 isoform X2, whose translation MAQCGGNNTGNSGGGNNADNTGNGGGGNNNNKKPEEVQPQPVKEQLPGIQYCINSPPPWPEAVVLGFQHYVLALGIIVLIPSIIVPQMGGKDAEKARVIQTLLFVSGLSTLLQSLFGTRLPSVVVGSYSYIIPTTSIVLARRYNAYTDPHERFMETMRGIQGALIITACFQTAMGFLGFWRNAVRFLSPLSVVPYVTLTGFGLYHLGFPMLAKCVEIGLPGLIVMVFISQYLPQILIPKRPIWDRFAVLFSVSIVWIYAQLLTSSGVYNNRPAKTQISCRTDRAGLFTAAPWVYIPYPFQWGSPTFHAGEAFAMMAASFVSTFESTGTFFATARYGSATPVPPSVISRGVGWLGVGVLLNGMFGCVTGACASVENSGLLALTRVGSRRVIQISAGFMIFFSVFGKFGALFASIPLPIVAALYCVFFGYVSSAGLGFLQFCNLNSFRTKFILGFSFFMGISVPQYFREYYHIDFRSGHVHTSSGWFDDMVTVIFMSHTTVAALVALILDCSLSPETDATRKDTSLQWWERFSLYGSDLRNDEFYGLPCRLNNLFPTL comes from the exons ATGGCACAATGTGGCGGCAACAATACTGGTAATAGTGGTGGTGGCAACAATGCTGACAATACTGGTAATGGAGGTGGtggcaacaacaacaacaaaaagccTGAGGAGGTTCAACCACAACCGGTGAAGGAGCAGCTACCTGGCATTCAGTATTGCATTAACAGTCCTCCTCCATGGC CTGAAGCTGTTGTGTTGGGATTCCAGCATTATGTACTGGCGCTTGGCATTATCGTCTTGATCCCAAGTATCATTGTTCCTCAAATGGGAGGCAAAGAT GCTGAGAAGGCTAGAGTGATACAGACCTTACTTTTTGTTTCAGGATTGAGCACACTATTGCAGTCTTTATTTGGGACCAGACTCCCCTCTGTGGTTGTGGGTTCATATTCATATATTATACCCACAACTTCAATTGTATTAGCCCGTAGATATAATGCATATACAGATCCTCATGAG AGGTTCATGGAGACTATGAGAGGGATACAAGGTGCATTAATTATCACTGCATGTTTCCAGACTGCGATGGGTTTCTTAGGCTTTTGGAGAAATGCTGTTAG GTTTCTGAGCCCCCTTTCTGTCGTTCCATATGTAACTTTGACGGGTTTTGGGCTTTATCatcttggtttccccatg CTGGCAAAATGTGTTGAAATTGGGCTTCCCGGGTTGATTGTAATGGTTTTCATCTCTCAG TATCTTCCTCAAATTTTGATACCAAAGAGGCCAATATGGGATCGATTTGCAGTGCTCTTCTCAGTTTCAATTGTATGGATATATGCACAACTTCTCACCTCAAGTGGTGTGTATAACAACAGACCTGCAAAAACTCAGATTAGTTGCCGCACAGATCGTGCTGGACTCTTTACTGCAGCTCCTTG GGTATATATTCCTTACCCGTTTCAATGGGGAAGCCCCACATTTCATGCCGGGGAAGCTTTTGCTATGAtggctgcttcttttgtttcaaCTTTTGAG TCTACTGGTACATTTTTTGCAACAGCTAGATATGGCAGTGCCACACCAGTGCCACCTTCTGTTATTAGCCGTGGAGTTGGCTGGCTG GGAGTAGGAGTTTTGCTCAATGGCATGTTTGGATGTGTAACTGGCGCTTGTGCTTCAGT GGAAAATTCTGGTCTATTGGCATTGACAAGAGTTGGAAGTCGAAGAGTCATCCAAATATCAGCAGGGTTTATGATTTTCTTCTCCGTGTTTG GAAAATTTGGAGCGCTTTTCGCTTCTATACCTCTACCAATCGTAGCAGCTTTGTACTGTGTGTTCTTTGGCTATGTTT CTTCTGCAGGTCTTGGCTTTCTCCAATTCTGTAACTTGAACAGTTTCAGAACAAAATTCATATTGGGCTTTTCTTTCTTCATGGGAATTTCAGTACCACAATACTTCAGAGAATATTATCATATAGATTTCCGCTCTGGTCATGTTCACACCAGCTCTGGATGG TTTGACGATATGGTGACTGTCATCTTCATGTCCCACACAACGGTGGCTGCACTGGTTGCTTTGATTTTGGATTGCTCACTCTCTCCTGAAACTGATGCCACAAGAAAGGACACCAGCTTGCAATGGTGGGAGAGGTTCAGCTTATATGGTTCAGATCTTAGAAATGATGAATTCTATGGATTACCATGCAGACTTAATAATCTTTTCCCAACCCTTTAG